One Glycine soja cultivar W05 chromosome 7, ASM419377v2, whole genome shotgun sequence genomic window, ACCCCCCAATTTTTGAATGATTATCGACCTATCTCCCTAATTGGATGCATGTATAAGATTGTTGCTAAGGTGTTGGCCAATAGAATGAAGAAGGTGATGGCTCTTATTGTCGACGAGACCCAATCTGCATTTATCGAAGGAAGACACTTACTGCACAGTGTCCTTATTGTAAATGAGGTGATTGAGGAGGCCAAAAGGAGCAATAAGTCCTGCCTCGTATTCAAAGTCGACTACGAGAAGGCATATGATTCGGTCTCCTGGGAATTTTGCTGTACATGCTGGAAAGAACAGGCTTCAGCTCCAAGTGGATCAAATGGATTGAGGGGTGCCTGAAATCTGCATCCATTTCGGTTTTGGTCAATGGTAGTCCTACGGGGGGAGTTTCTTCCGAAAAGGGGATTACGCCAGGGAGATCCACTTGCACCGTTCTTATTTAATGTGGTAGCTGAAGGGTTGAATGGTCTGATGAGAAAAGCTAGGGAGGAAAATATGTACAAGGCCTATCAAGTAGGCTCCAATAAAGTGAAGATCAGCATTTTACAGTTCGCAGATGACACAATTTTCTTTGGGGAGGCGAATATGGAGAATGTCAAAACAATCAAGGTTATCCTAAGGTCGTTTGAACTTGTATCTGgccttaaaatcaattttgccaAGAGCTCTTTCGGAGCTTTTAGTCAATCTTATCTTTGGAAGCAGCAGGCAGCCACCTATTTGAATTGTCATTTGTTGGCTCTTCCTTTCACTTACCTGGGAATACCCATCGGAGCAAACCCAAGGAGATTTAATATGTGGGATCCTATCATCCACAAATGCGAGCGAAAGTTAGCTAAGTGGAAACAGAGAAATATATCCTTCGGGGGGAGAGTGACACTCATACAATCAGTGCTAACTTCGattcctatttattttttctcttttttcagggTGCCTAAATCAGTGGAGGATAAGTTGGTGCGATTGCAACGTAGATTCCTTTGGGGAGGAGGACCCGAACAAAATAAAATCGCATGGGTCAGCTGGGAGTCAGTGTGCCTGCCAAAAGAGAAGGGTGGTTTGGGTTTAAAGGACATCAACAACTTCAATACAGCATTACTTTGGAAATGGGAGTGGAATCTAATGCAACACAAAGGGGAGCTATGGGCTAAGGTGTTGGAATCAAAATATGGAGGTTGGAGAGGCTTGGCTGAAGTGGATAGGGTGGGCCACAAATCCATTTGGTGGAGGGACTTACAAAAGGTTCTTTTCAGCACACATAAAAGACAGCTTATTCAAAAGGGATTGAAGTGGAAGGTGGGAAGCGGAGACCAAatcaaattttgggaggataagTGGACCGGGGAGGAGGAATCATTGGCAGAGAAATACCCTAGACTCTATTTAATATCACTACAGCAGCATCAACTCATAAGGTCCATGGGAATGCATCAAGACATAGGGTGGGAGTGGAATCTTACTTGGAGAAGGGCATTGTTTGACAATGAGGTTACCTCAGCGGCTAACTTTCTCAGAGATATTGCAGAAAAGAAAGTACAGCAACAGGGTTCAGATGCTTGGGAGTGGTCTGGAGATCCAGCGGGCCAATATTCAACACGCAGCGCATACAATTTGATAGGAGAAGAAGCAGTAGCTGGCAGTCAGGAGGAGTGTTTCGAGAAATTATGGAGGATAAGGATTCCAGCTAGGTTTGCGGTGTTTGCGTGGAGGTTAATAAGAGACAGATTGCCAACAAGACAAAACTTGCGGAGGAGACAAGTACAGCTCACGGATACACTATGTCCTCTCTGCAGAATTCAAGAAGAGGACGCATCCCATCTATTCTTTCACTGCAGTAAATTACAACCCATTTGGTGGGAAACTATGTCATGGCTGCAAATTAAAGGTGTTTTTCCATTAAGCCCAAAGCAGCATTTCCTTCAACATTTGGGTGTTCAAGCTGTTGGTGTAAGGAATAATAGATGGCAATGCTGGTGATTAGCCTTAACTTGGTCCATTTGGAAGCTTAGAAACAGTATAGTGTTCTCTAATGCAAATTTCGAAGCTAATAAACTGCTTGAAGAAGCAATATTCCAACTATGGTCTTGGCTTAGGAGTTTTGAGAAGGATTTCACAGTgcattttaatcaatggtcaaGTAATTTTCCACAAAGTTTTATGTATCAGCAGGGGACTGCATAGTTATGAGCTCTATACATGTAAATTCATATGCAAATTGTATCCATAGCTTGGTTCCCCCTCAGAATATGAATGACTGACTGTGGAACCATCTCTATGGCCTCTTTTTGTATTataagtacctctggtacttctttcaatatataaaatattatctttgctgatcaaaataaataaataaataaataaatcagataaaattttgggaacagattttatttatataaaagcaAATCTAGTTCATGACTTCTATGGATCAGTTCTCTGGATACTCTTGGTATATTTGTTAGTAATCATATAATCATAGTATTGACCCAAGTGCAGAAATCTAAAGCATATAGTtatctgttttttctttttgttgaaattttaataattaaatagcaATTAGATTGAAGTCAAAACCTGGTTCCATAAATTTGTGCCTCATTGACAGGAGGAGCACTGAGAAATATAAGGCGAGTCTTCTTTGAAAGGCTCTAGCAATCATAAGGATTTGTGTCAAACTTGGCAGTAATAACTATAAAAGCTAAAAAGAAGGAGATTCTCCAAGCAGTGCATTAAGAAATACTTTAAGGTTGAAAGGCGTTATTCTAGTGTGAAAGTTTACCTTTAGATGGGTACCAATCTTTCTCATATTTTCAATGTATTCTTGGAGAGGTACATGTTGACCAAGACCACTTGGATGTGGAAGAAGAGAATCATTACCACCAAAGTACACAATTACCAAATCTGGTTGCTCAGTGGCGTTCTAAGTTAAATAAGATGACAGAGCAAAAGGGTGATTCCTTGTTTGTCAGTCTGAGCAAGAATCAGATTCAACATGATTTGCAAACAAGAAtcttaaataaacaaataaaaaagctaCAAGTTTTGATAATTAACTAAGTACTTCATTTTAGTACTTTGCAGATTGTAAAATTTAGAATAATCTTCCTAATATGTCCAAGTTCATTTCACACGAGTTGAGGATATCATGTGCAAAGATTCTTCAAACCACTCCTTAGCTACAAGGCTACAACCTAGTCACTTCCTAACTCTTTTCCGAGGTTCCATTTGTTTCTCAATGACAATGACCACAAATAGAATAACCAATAACTGTCATTCAGGATGAAAGGACGTAagattcaaaatgaagaaagaggGTGAGCTTTTGAATCAACAGGGGTAACACTCATTGTTAATACCTTAGGGAAAATTTCATCCAGAACTTGCACAGCACGCCTTGAATTCCAACCAGAGTATCCTCGCAGAATTATATCCGCCTATGTCATGTCAAAGTGTAATAAGTTAAACTCATTGACTATCATAATGCATCCCATAAAGGCATATATAAAGGTAATTATCTCATTCAATTACTGGccgaaaatttaaaaaagttaaggCATTTTATGTGCAATGCTTTCATATTAGTCTATTTGAAACAGTAAGATATTGTTCTAATACCATTGCCTTGTACTGGAAAAAGAAAGATTGGTAGAGAGTAGAAACCAAGTAGGACCATCATTACCACAAACTTTCCTCAATAAGGTGATTTGTTGGCAGAAAAATATTCCTCGACAATTTaggtttatctttcattttaatatttcttcCACTTGAAAACAAGTTGCATTATCTAGCATATTTTCGTATTATCCAATTATTGCCAGAAGAGTGTTTGTAAGCCACCCTTAGCCTCAATTCTACTCATCTACCCTTTACCAAGAGAGTGTACAACAATTCATAGCTATTATTTTGATATCTAAGAAGACTTCCACCCAAAGCTTTTATTTCTGTTCTAGTTGATCCCAATTCGacattaaaagtataatttgatTTTCCCCAACCAAATACTCTGTAAATACTACATATTTCATTCAAATTCATGAATCTACCTTCTTTTCGGCAAGTACTAATCTCAACTAAAATACTAGTTTTTAGTGTTGATGAGTTATGATTTGAATATACAATACCAATCTCTCtagttacaaagaaaaaaacttatacaatttaaaaatttactcaCACACATACATCACAACTCTATAGTCAATAGACATAGTCGTTCACAGTTTGATTCACAGATTGAAACCATAATGAGTATGAGACAGTAAGAGAGGTTTAAAAGTTCAAAGTTTTAAGGAGAAATGAAAGGTAGCATACCTTGCGAGCATACAAATGAGCAAGAATAGCGCCCCAACCTTGGAGAGAGTAACTGAGCTGAACAATGGAAGAACCAAAGAGCACAAACTGAGGTCTCACTGGTCCCAccatcttttcttcttcttcttctgcctcTCTCAAATGTTTTGGAACAGATCCGAACCCACCTCAATAAtgtattcttgtttttttttaacagactataataacaacaacggataaaatcaaatatattcaaatatggCTGAATTTTAGGGTTTAACACAGTCACCTCAGTAAAACACCAAATCCAAGGCCAAACTACCGGAAgaagtaataatttttgtaaattattaaatagGATACATTCTAAATTAatacttacaaaaaaaaaatagatgctaAAATACCTTACAACTTCTAAATACaaagttataaattaatttatgacttttttatttttttactagagtcataaaaaattttgatttattttaattacagctttgaatagtaaatattttattttatttttaaattttttattagaagttgtatatgatttatgattttaaaattacaattttttttaaaaattaattattaacaaattttttaaatgatttatgcCTATGAAGTAGTAGATCATTTACTTCAAAACTGTTCACGGCCCGATCCATCTAAAATGAATtatactaaatttaattaaaaggaaaacaaacatcAATTTGGTCtctaaaataatactttttctGAATAATccttaaactaaataaattatataagtaaattttcaAGTATAAAAAACTACATTAAgtaatttactaaaatattttaaaaaaaattaattagtctctaagtaaaatatatcaatataaggattaaaattcataaatatttagtcattttgatattttaatgactaaatatataattttattacttgggctaataaattaatagtttCCTCCATTTAGTTTTGAACCCCTATCGAAATGAACGTGGCAATTTAATCCACTTTTAATCCCAAATTGACTTCTAATAaaaatttttaaacattaaatatttacaaCTTCTaagtcataattaaaaaaatcatgaaaattacttttttacaactttagtaaaaaaagaaaaaaaatgaaaaatataagtcataaattaatttatgattttgtatttaGAAGTCATGAGATATCTATGATTTATCTCTGTGtagatattaatttaaattttatccttGTTTGAtagtctaaaaaaattattgtcccCTTTTGGCATTTTTGTCCAAATCCAACCACTTATAATTTTTctcatcttattttatttaaaattaaagctAAGGAGGAAAATAACTGCATTTTTTAGGAAACATTTCAACTCACGACACATCTAGGACCCCAGGTCAGTAGACAatctattttgaaaaataaatttgataaaaatgatCATAAGACTAAAATATATGAGATAAACAAGCAAAAACTTACACATGATTAGGTATTGAGTCTCTCTTaactaaatatataatagaCTAAAATAGagcaaattaaatatgttctcTTTTAACGAAGTTTTTTCCTACACATGATTAGGTATTGAATCTCTATTATTATACTTATGAGACTCATCAATCCACTAATTGTGTCgaatgataactgctaaataattgtattttgatagtagaaaattagttaaatattggcctaaaattaattatttagcagttatttgtgattaaaagttagaaaattaattaaattgaatttttggttgcagatataaaaattggaggtgtaacaagcaaaaagggcaggaaaattgaagaaaagtaGAAAATCTGAAGCAGGCCCAGCCCACcacgcgcgctaagcgcgcctatgAAGGCCCAAAGCTCACTTTAGTTGCTATAAATAGAAAGCTAGTCTAAGGGACAGAGACGACAACAGAACCCCATCatttactccctttctttctttcaacccttctcattgtaaagccctcatgaccatgagtggctaatccccctagctagggcctgacaggcctaaaaagccaatggagcatttcaagagttatcaataaaaagaggaaTTCCCTCCatgttctttatttatttaccgttctttctttttacatccTGTATCTCTAAACTTGCTTTCTGTTAGGGtttagtccactcgggagagggtaaagcctaattaggggtaaggaatgaatacttgcatctgttttaagggttaggccactcgggagagggtaacgcttaagaGAACACTAAAATGAGGAAATTATCGGGTTATCTTTTAGAGGGTTTTTCTTCCAGTTTCTTTtatctgcttttctttcttgcttattCTGCATCTCGGACCTTGTTTTCTGTTAGTCTTTatgccactcgggagagggtaaagcctaattagggatAAGGAATGAATGCGTGAATCGGTTTGaagggttaggccactcggaagagggtaacgcttaatagaacaattaaagaaagaaatcatTGGGTTATCATGACTTAATGCCTCAATgcccatgctttagcaaacatctagaatgtaATCTTAAAACATCTTAGTTATTGAGTCTTCGCAAATGACATTTGGAAGATAGGTAATTAaggtaggcttgtcatcgtgaggcatcaAGGGCAAGTAGATGGATAGATGTGGGACATAATTAattcactggtattgataacagacaaatccagaatccatatatctaggctaatTATACTTGTTAGGTTttagcgattttaatatatagattttattccCTATTTTTATTGTTGGTTTTTCTTAGAAGTAATTATTCCTTATTTTACTGTTGGGTTATAGGAGTAAGTATTTAGATTTAGtagatttagattttatttatttgaatttcgtaGAAGTAGTCATCTTTATcccaatttaaatattttatcttttattttgatcttttaatctattatcttttaattttatctttaaatatcttatcttttcttttattttctaattttatctttaaatatcttatcttttctttaccttatcttctatctttctttatcttttattttaaattcttatctcttgcttttaaattgggtctGTATTAatttaagtacaaacaaagtccttgtggattcgacactcgaacttccgagaactttactacttgtgacgatttggtacacttgccaacgagttaacatCGAACTATGTTGATACAtagatttataatattaatacatGCTAAAAAACATCTTATTATATAATCATACTCCTTGCTATTCTAGTGAAGGTTTTAATTGATCTTTGTAGAGGTGTGTTGCCctatccattaaaaaaaatactccttGTCCTTTCGTGACTATTGCTTGGTGCTTGAATAATAACAAAGCATATCTTCCATGACATACTGCAAGGTAATTCCAAATTAATACTACATAGTTTCTACAAATC contains:
- the LOC114419066 gene encoding GDSL esterase/lipase CPRD49-like, which codes for MVGPVRPQFVLFGSSIVQLSYSLQGWGAILAHLYARKADIILRGYSGWNSRRAVQVLDEIFPKNATEQPDLVIVYFGGNDSLLPHPSGLGQHVPLQEYIENMRKIGTHLKSLSKKTRLIFLSAPPVNEAQIYGTSVPLGQRLRNNESCQKYSEVCLKLCHEMNIKAIDLWSALQKRGNWRDVCFTDGIHLTSEGSNIVAKEILKVIKEAEWEPCLHWNSMPTEYGEDSPYDPVGPDGKTTVNVSNWTFLETKEWD